Proteins encoded in a region of the Mucilaginibacter sabulilitoris genome:
- a CDS encoding BamA/TamA family outer membrane protein, translating into MGKRFAVLIFCLFPVMVMAQGGVANIPDTIRISDDTLVAQRDLIDIARSIFKIKPRKISAREQKKVYFSILPISTSDGRSGGKALFTSTTAAFYLGDQGTTNLSSLTFTPYFNLRGRYGLPIRSNIWLNNNQWNIVGDTRVLVYPQYTWGLGGNQPEADRFLVDYKYVRFYQTVLKKIKPYFYAGIGYNLDYYMDIEDDAGKTLHDFTGYNYGTGTGQDVLASGATFNLLYDTRKNSINPLPGAYANVIYRINSRVLGSHNNWQSLYIDLRKYVSLTNVGPKNVLAFWAYYWTSLTPGTPYLSLPSLGWEPYQRSGRGFVQNRYRGQRLAYFETEYRRDITRNGLLGFVLFANVNSVTEANKHDFVYWHPAGGTGLRFKFNKKSGTNVSLDYGVSKNFSSLNLNLGETF; encoded by the coding sequence ATGGGTAAAAGGTTTGCGGTATTAATTTTTTGTTTATTTCCTGTTATGGTAATGGCCCAGGGGGGCGTCGCTAACATTCCTGATACCATCAGAATTAGTGACGATACATTAGTTGCCCAGCGCGATTTGATTGACATAGCAAGATCTATATTTAAAATAAAGCCGCGAAAAATATCGGCGCGCGAACAAAAAAAGGTGTACTTTTCTATTTTACCCATCTCTACTTCCGATGGTCGGAGCGGGGGCAAAGCATTGTTTACATCAACCACTGCTGCATTTTATCTTGGTGATCAGGGAACAACCAACCTCTCCAGTCTTACTTTTACTCCTTACTTTAATTTGAGAGGGCGTTATGGGTTGCCCATCAGGTCAAATATTTGGCTAAATAATAACCAATGGAATATTGTGGGCGATACCCGGGTGCTGGTTTACCCGCAGTATACCTGGGGTCTTGGTGGCAACCAGCCCGAGGCCGACCGCTTTCTGGTAGACTATAAGTATGTGCGGTTTTATCAAACCGTTCTGAAAAAAATTAAGCCCTATTTTTACGCGGGTATTGGCTATAACCTTGATTATTACATGGATATTGAGGACGATGCCGGAAAGACCCTGCATGATTTTACAGGCTATAATTATGGCACCGGAACGGGGCAGGACGTACTTGCATCGGGCGCTACGTTCAACTTGCTGTATGATACCCGTAAAAACTCCATCAATCCATTACCTGGGGCATATGCTAACGTAATTTACCGAATTAACAGCAGGGTATTAGGCAGTCATAATAACTGGCAATCATTGTATATTGATTTGCGCAAATATGTGTCGCTAACCAACGTAGGCCCTAAAAATGTACTGGCCTTTTGGGCTTATTACTGGACATCGCTCACACCCGGCACACCATATCTGAGCTTGCCCAGTCTGGGTTGGGAGCCCTACCAGCGGTCGGGCAGGGGTTTTGTGCAAAACAGGTACCGCGGCCAGCGGCTGGCTTATTTTGAAACCGAGTACCGCCGCGATATAACCCGTAACGGTTTGCTGGGCTTTGTACTGTTTGCCAATGTAAACTCTGTTACCGAAGCTAATAAACATGATTTTGTGTACTGGCACCCCGCCGGCGGCACAGGGTTGCGTTTTAAATTCAATAAAAAATCGGGCACAAACGTCAGTTTAGATTATGGGGTAAGTAAAAATTTCTCATCCCTGAACCTGAATTTGGGCGAAACCTTTTAA
- a CDS encoding multidrug effflux MFS transporter, with translation MTRKKYVFLILILGSLTALGPFSIDMYLPGFTAIAKYLHTSTDQVALSLSSYFIGISAGQLLYGPLLDRFGRKRPLYFGLSLYIVASVGCFFSTSLEMLIIMRFFQAIGSCAASVAAMAMVRDLFPVEDNAKVFSLLILVLGASPMLAPTIGSYITAAFEWQVIFLILTVIAALILLAVIFALPESYQPDPSYSLKPRPIIGNFLQVLKNPQFLTYSLCGAFAFAGLFAYVSSSSIIFIEVFKVSQKGFGWIFAGLSVGFIGSSQVNSLLMKKYKSEQLVNASLIWMVFISAVFLIGSLNGWFGIGGTIAMIFGVLCGVGISYPNTAALSLAPFTKNAGSASALVGAFQMAIGALASIGITLIKSHSPLPMAGVMAASAVVALLVLLIGKRFIKDKVEAKADASVMAH, from the coding sequence ATGACAAGAAAAAAATACGTATTCCTTATACTCATTTTGGGCTCACTTACAGCACTGGGCCCGTTTTCGATAGATATGTATCTACCTGGCTTTACCGCTATTGCAAAATATCTGCATACCAGTACCGATCAGGTAGCGCTTTCGTTATCCAGTTATTTTATAGGCATATCTGCAGGCCAGTTATTGTATGGCCCGCTGCTCGACAGGTTTGGCCGTAAGCGCCCTCTGTATTTCGGATTGAGTCTTTACATCGTAGCATCTGTTGGTTGTTTTTTTTCTACCTCGCTGGAAATGCTGATCATTATGCGCTTTTTCCAGGCTATAGGCAGCTGCGCGGCCAGTGTTGCGGCTATGGCCATGGTTCGCGATCTTTTCCCGGTTGAGGATAATGCCAAGGTATTTTCCCTGCTCATACTGGTACTTGGCGCATCGCCCATGCTGGCGCCAACTATTGGCAGCTATATAACCGCGGCATTTGAATGGCAGGTGATATTTCTGATACTTACCGTTATTGCGGCGCTGATACTTTTGGCTGTTATATTCGCCCTGCCCGAAAGCTATCAGCCCGATCCATCTTATTCTTTAAAACCGCGACCCATTATTGGTAACTTTTTGCAGGTGCTTAAAAACCCACAGTTTTTAACTTATTCGCTGTGCGGCGCCTTCGCGTTTGCGGGCTTGTTCGCCTATGTATCTTCATCGTCCATCATATTTATAGAAGTATTTAAGGTGAGTCAAAAAGGCTTCGGGTGGATATTTGCGGGTTTATCGGTTGGTTTTATAGGTTCGAGCCAGGTAAACAGCCTGCTCATGAAAAAATATAAAAGCGAGCAGCTTGTAAATGCATCGTTGATATGGATGGTGTTTATTTCGGCGGTATTTTTAATAGGGTCGCTTAATGGTTGGTTTGGTATCGGCGGTACTATTGCCATGATATTTGGGGTGCTATGCGGGGTAGGTATCAGTTATCCAAATACCGCTGCTTTGTCACTCGCGCCATTTACCAAAAACGCGGGCTCTGCATCCGCATTGGTGGGCGCATTTCAAATGGCCATTGGCGCATTGGCATCAATTGGTATTACGTTAATAAAAAGCCATAGCCCGCTGCCTATGGCCGGGGTAATGGCAGCATCGGCTGTCGTTGCATTATTGGTATTACTGATAGGTAAACGGTTTATTAAAGATAAGGTTGAGGCTAAGGCTGATGCCAGTGTAATGGCGCACTGA
- a CDS encoding ATP-dependent Clp protease proteolytic subunit: MNIDKQEFRKYAVMHHAIAGTRVDSFMAGVEKNSLPIAQTPYITEEREMRVAQMDVFSRLMMDRIIFLGQAVDDNVANIIQAQLLFLQSTDAKKDIQMYINSPGGSVYAGLGIYDTMHFIGPDVATICTGMALSMGSVLLCAGAAGKRAALQHSRVMLHQPSGGAQGMASDIEIASVQIRKMKQELYEIIAKHSGQPYQKVYDVSDRDYWMIASEAKEFGIIDEVLG; the protein is encoded by the coding sequence ATGAATATTGATAAACAGGAATTCCGCAAATATGCGGTCATGCACCATGCTATTGCCGGTACGCGGGTAGATAGTTTCATGGCCGGGGTTGAAAAAAACAGCCTCCCAATTGCCCAAACACCTTATATAACCGAAGAGCGTGAGATGCGCGTGGCCCAGATGGACGTGTTTTCGCGACTGATGATGGACCGTATCATTTTTCTTGGCCAGGCAGTTGACGATAATGTGGCCAACATTATCCAGGCGCAACTGCTCTTTTTGCAATCGACAGATGCCAAGAAGGATATACAGATGTACATCAACTCACCTGGTGGTTCGGTTTATGCCGGCCTGGGTATTTATGACACCATGCACTTCATAGGGCCCGATGTGGCTACTATATGTACCGGCATGGCGCTGTCTATGGGTTCGGTATTATTATGCGCCGGTGCGGCGGGTAAGCGGGCGGCGCTTCAACACTCGCGAGTAATGTTGCATCAGCCATCAGGCGGAGCACAGGGTATGGCGTCGGACATTGAAATAGCATCCGTTCAGATACGTAAAATGAAGCAGGAGCTCTATGAGATCATAGCCAAACACAGCGGACAACCCTACCAAAAGGTATATGATGTATCAGACCGCGACTACTGGATGATAGCCAGCGAAGCCAAGGAGTTTGGTATTATTGATGAAGTTTTGGGGTAG
- a CDS encoding RNA polymerase sigma factor has translation MNAVNLEEQDARQQLFITLYQKVFPAVAKYVAKCGGSFDEAKDVFQDALVSYYEKSRSASVQVNSSAGAYIYGTARYLWIKRFKDNSQTTPLDNVHDVAVETTLPIVQDKLLSFLETAGKRCMELLRAFYYDQLPMAKIAPMFGFSGVRSATVQKYKCIEKVRETVKQKTLTYEDFLE, from the coding sequence ATGAATGCGGTTAATTTAGAAGAGCAGGATGCAAGGCAACAGCTTTTTATAACCTTATATCAAAAGGTTTTCCCGGCTGTGGCCAAATATGTAGCCAAATGCGGCGGCTCGTTTGACGAAGCTAAAGATGTATTTCAGGATGCGCTGGTAAGCTACTATGAAAAAAGCCGGTCGGCAAGTGTGCAAGTCAACAGCAGCGCGGGCGCGTATATTTATGGCACTGCCCGCTATTTATGGATAAAACGATTTAAGGATAACAGCCAGACAACGCCATTGGATAATGTCCATGATGTAGCCGTTGAAACCACATTGCCCATTGTCCAGGACAAATTATTGAGCTTTTTAGAAACTGCAGGTAAACGCTGTATGGAATTGCTGCGTGCTTTTTATTATGACCAGCTGCCTATGGCAAAAATAGCCCCAATGTTTGGTTTTTCGGGCGTGCGCTCGGCGACGGTACAAAAATATAAGTGCATTGAAAAAGTAAGGGAAACCGTTAAACAAAAAACATTAACCTATGAGGACTTCCTTGAATAA
- a CDS encoding winged helix-turn-helix transcriptional regulator has translation MTAIKESSTIQENKQTAFKECPVTYVMEKIGGYWKPIILFHLLSGDKRYSELKKAVLAITEKVLIQHLKQLEVDNLVIREAKPVVPPHVTYRLTVSGSRLKPILYTMAVWAMEQSGTDPKIYYKNLDEFPGTILQPESVAEIILPS, from the coding sequence ATGACAGCTATTAAAGAAAGTTCGACCATACAGGAAAATAAGCAGACGGCGTTTAAGGAATGCCCGGTAACCTACGTGATGGAAAAGATAGGAGGTTATTGGAAACCCATTATTTTATTTCATCTGCTATCGGGCGACAAACGATACAGCGAATTGAAGAAGGCCGTACTGGCGATTACCGAAAAAGTATTGATCCAGCACCTGAAACAGCTGGAGGTCGACAACCTGGTAATAAGGGAAGCCAAACCTGTAGTGCCGCCGCACGTTACTTACCGGCTTACAGTGTCGGGCTCACGCCTGAAGCCAATTTTATATACAATGGCGGTATGGGCCATGGAGCAGAGCGGTACAGACCCGAAGATATATTACAAAAACCTGGATGAATTTCCCGGAACAATTTTGCAGCCGGAGAGCGTTGCTGAAATAATTTTGCCATCTTGA
- a CDS encoding NAD(P)H-binding protein — MKITITGSLGNISKPLAKLLINAGHKITIISSNADKTTDIEALGATAAIGLVTDVAFLNKAFTDADAVYTMVPPNFGASNFREYVGSIGKNYAEAIEKAGVRRVVNLSSIGAHLASGTGPITGSHDVETALNKLTNVAVKHLRAPFFYFNFFGNIEMIKNAGIMGSNYPGSARLVMVHPEEIAVVAAEELQQQFTGKSVRYLVSDDRTIGQVATILGTAIGKPELPWIEFTDEQTLDALLQDGLPPEMVRNFVEMGTAIRSGVLWGDYDQNKPAIPGKIKLEEFAKTFADRFNHA, encoded by the coding sequence ATGAAAATCACCATCACAGGATCATTAGGAAATATCAGCAAACCCCTGGCTAAACTATTAATAAACGCGGGCCACAAGATAACCATCATCAGCAGCAATGCCGATAAAACAACGGACATTGAAGCCCTTGGTGCAACAGCCGCCATAGGCCTGGTTACAGATGTAGCCTTCCTTAACAAAGCATTTACAGATGCAGATGCCGTATATACCATGGTACCGCCCAATTTTGGGGCATCCAATTTTCGCGAGTATGTTGGCAGTATCGGCAAAAACTACGCGGAAGCCATTGAAAAAGCAGGAGTACGGCGCGTGGTTAACTTAAGCAGTATAGGCGCACACCTTGCCTCGGGAACCGGTCCCATCACCGGATCGCATGATGTGGAAACAGCTTTGAACAAGTTAACGAATGTTGCTGTAAAACACCTGCGCGCGCCATTCTTCTATTTTAACTTTTTTGGCAATATCGAAATGATCAAAAATGCAGGTATCATGGGCTCAAACTATCCTGGCAGTGCCAGGTTGGTAATGGTTCACCCGGAGGAAATAGCTGTCGTTGCAGCGGAGGAACTGCAGCAGCAATTTACCGGAAAAAGCGTGCGTTACCTGGTAAGCGACGACCGTACCATTGGCCAGGTAGCAACCATTTTAGGTACCGCCATTGGCAAACCCGAACTTCCGTGGATTGAGTTTACCGATGAACAGACCTTAGACGCGCTCCTGCAAGATGGCCTCCCACCCGAAATGGTCCGCAATTTTGTTGAAATGGGAACCGCAATACGCTCAGGGGTATTATGGGGAGATTATGATCAAAATAAACCTGCAATACCGGGTAAAATTAAACTGGAGGAATTTGCAAAAACCTTTGCCGACAGGTTTAACCACGCCTAA
- a CDS encoding acyltransferase family protein has protein sequence MAEQIPVPSTVSGSNIKAGKIVYIDNLKVVLTILVVLHHTFITYGAPGGWYYSEKTTHTVAQIFMTVFVAVNQSFFMGFFFFISAYFTESSYRKKGAAHFMTDRLKRLGIPLVFYSFILSPVLSYLVYRFGMGHHITYMQYLSGFHPWIDFGVLWFVAALLLFNLVYVGAMLLLKNVPFSLGEAPGTFNIVLFALTLALGSYLARSVFPIGWVLAPVGFQLGHFVQYIALFALGIIASRGQWLNKVSYKMSKGFAVIVLIMIVVVFPIIYYVKVVTNSPVETLSGKGYWQSLMYACWEQFTGIFMITALLGIAKQKWNAQPAFIKNMSRAAFAVYIFHPLVLISLSMMFKPLALDPAVKLLFVAPLAVTGSFALGYLLVKIPGVKAII, from the coding sequence ATGGCAGAACAAATCCCTGTGCCGTCCACTGTTAGTGGCAGCAATATTAAAGCCGGTAAAATAGTATATATTGATAATCTGAAAGTAGTACTTACCATTTTGGTGGTGTTGCACCATACTTTTATTACTTATGGTGCGCCCGGCGGCTGGTATTACAGCGAAAAAACTACCCATACGGTTGCGCAAATATTCATGACCGTGTTTGTGGCTGTCAACCAGTCTTTTTTTATGGGCTTTTTCTTTTTTATATCGGCCTATTTTACAGAATCATCTTATCGTAAAAAAGGGGCGGCCCACTTTATGACCGACAGGTTGAAACGACTCGGCATCCCGCTTGTTTTTTATTCTTTTATACTATCGCCGGTGTTAAGTTATCTGGTTTACCGGTTTGGGATGGGGCATCATATTACGTATATGCAATACCTGAGTGGTTTCCATCCATGGATTGATTTTGGCGTATTGTGGTTTGTAGCTGCTTTGCTGTTGTTTAACCTGGTATATGTAGGTGCTATGCTGCTACTAAAAAATGTACCATTCTCTTTAGGGGAAGCTCCTGGCACGTTCAATATTGTTTTATTCGCGCTAACGCTGGCTTTGGGTAGTTACCTGGCAAGGTCGGTGTTTCCAATTGGTTGGGTGTTAGCGCCTGTTGGCTTTCAACTGGGGCACTTTGTCCAATATATAGCCCTGTTTGCATTGGGTATAATAGCCTCGCGCGGGCAGTGGCTTAACAAGGTCAGTTATAAAATGAGTAAAGGCTTCGCGGTGATAGTTCTAATAATGATTGTGGTTGTTTTTCCTATAATTTATTACGTAAAAGTTGTTACCAACAGTCCAGTTGAAACACTTAGCGGCAAGGGGTACTGGCAATCATTAATGTACGCCTGCTGGGAGCAGTTTACGGGTATATTTATGATAACGGCGTTACTCGGTATCGCTAAACAAAAATGGAACGCGCAGCCGGCATTTATAAAAAATATGTCGAGGGCTGCCTTCGCGGTGTATATTTTCCATCCGTTGGTGCTCATTTCGCTGTCGATGATGTTTAAGCCTTTGGCTCTTGATCCGGCCGTTAAGCTGCTTTTTGTAGCGCCGCTGGCAGTAACCGGTTCATTTGCCTTGGGTTATTTGCTGGTGAAAATACCAGGAGTAAAAGCGATAATTTAA
- a CDS encoding SPFH domain-containing protein, which translates to MNNLIVMLWWAVPVILILLMYKSVLRVFFGMVIVPDNRIGLVVKKFTLSSKSRLPDGRIIATDGEAGMQAKALAPGLYWGMWPWQYGITMEPFTIIEQNKLGLVKAKDGATLDIGRVLGKPVDCDKFQDAIAFLNNNGQKGPQAAFLTPGNYRINTFLFEIEMVPITQIHENKVGIVTTLDGEPLDKGEIAGESVSGHKNYQDPIAFITAGGRKGLQEDVILAGTYYLNPWFVIVEQVDMTYIPIGYVGVVNSFVGPEGKDTSGDAFKHGNIVHRGQKGVWEDPLDPGKHPINIYTHAVEIVPTTNIVLNWADSRTEAHELDKNLCTITVRSSDGFTFNLDVSQIIHVPRNEAPKVIARFGKMKNLVSQVLEPTIANYFRNSAQKSDVIGFLANRIQRQSDARDHIGAVLTTYNVIGVDTLIGDIVPPAALMKTLTDRKLAEEEKVTYEIQRHAQIERKEFESARAGADMQPEVVKSTRQVEINTQMAASKVAASRGEAEAKTINAKADAEVRITIAKADAEAKTVNAKADANATEVNGIAESTKIKAIGLAEAEVTKQKTDAMGTEQYAIVRVAEALAVNGIKLVPEILVSGKENGGGNGIIDALIGSEMLKKLQKSNEDNVG; encoded by the coding sequence ATGAACAATCTAATTGTGATGTTGTGGTGGGCTGTGCCTGTCATCCTGATTTTGCTGATGTACAAATCTGTTTTACGCGTGTTTTTTGGCATGGTGATAGTGCCCGATAACCGTATTGGCCTGGTGGTAAAAAAATTCACCCTATCCAGTAAGTCGCGCCTGCCTGACGGTCGTATTATAGCCACTGATGGCGAAGCCGGTATGCAGGCCAAAGCTCTTGCACCTGGTTTGTACTGGGGTATGTGGCCCTGGCAGTACGGCATTACCATGGAACCCTTTACCATTATTGAACAAAACAAGTTGGGCCTGGTAAAAGCCAAAGACGGCGCTACGCTTGATATCGGCCGTGTGCTGGGTAAACCGGTTGACTGCGATAAGTTTCAGGATGCCATAGCCTTCCTGAACAACAATGGCCAAAAAGGGCCGCAGGCCGCTTTTCTTACGCCGGGTAATTACCGTATCAATACCTTTTTGTTTGAGATTGAAATGGTGCCCATTACCCAGATACACGAAAATAAGGTAGGTATAGTCACCACCCTCGATGGTGAGCCGTTGGACAAGGGTGAAATTGCCGGCGAATCGGTATCAGGGCATAAAAACTACCAGGACCCTATAGCCTTTATTACAGCCGGCGGTCGCAAAGGCTTGCAAGAGGATGTGATACTTGCCGGTACCTATTACCTTAACCCCTGGTTTGTAATTGTTGAACAGGTTGATATGACCTATATACCCATCGGTTACGTAGGTGTGGTGAACTCCTTTGTGGGCCCCGAAGGCAAGGATACCAGCGGCGATGCCTTTAAACACGGCAACATTGTTCATCGCGGGCAAAAAGGTGTTTGGGAAGACCCGCTTGATCCCGGTAAGCACCCGATTAATATTTACACCCACGCGGTGGAGATTGTGCCAACTACCAACATTGTGCTCAACTGGGCCGATAGCCGCACCGAAGCGCATGAGCTGGATAAAAACCTGTGCACTATTACCGTACGGTCAAGCGATGGTTTTACCTTTAATCTTGATGTGTCACAGATCATCCACGTGCCACGTAACGAAGCGCCAAAGGTAATAGCCCGTTTTGGTAAGATGAAAAACCTGGTATCGCAGGTGTTGGAGCCTACTATTGCCAACTACTTCCGTAACTCAGCACAAAAGAGTGATGTAATAGGCTTTTTGGCCAACCGTATACAAAGGCAAAGCGATGCCCGCGACCATATAGGTGCCGTACTAACCACCTACAACGTAATTGGTGTTGATACGCTGATTGGTGACATTGTGCCGCCTGCCGCACTCATGAAAACCTTAACCGACCGTAAACTGGCCGAAGAGGAAAAAGTAACTTACGAGATACAACGCCACGCGCAAATTGAACGTAAGGAATTTGAAAGCGCCAGAGCCGGTGCCGATATGCAGCCTGAGGTAGTAAAATCAACTCGTCAGGTAGAAATCAATACCCAAATGGCCGCGTCAAAAGTTGCCGCTTCACGTGGTGAGGCCGAAGCTAAAACCATTAACGCCAAAGCCGATGCCGAAGTGAGGATCACCATAGCTAAGGCGGATGCTGAGGCCAAAACCGTAAATGCTAAAGCCGACGCCAACGCTACCGAGGTAAATGGTATTGCCGAAAGTACCAAGATCAAGGCCATAGGATTGGCCGAAGCCGAGGTAACCAAACAAAAAACCGACGCCATGGGTACCGAACAATACGCCATTGTGCGTGTAGCCGAGGCCCTGGCTGTTAACGGTATTAAACTGGTGCCAGAAATTTTGGTTAGTGGCAAAGAGAACGGAGGCGGCAACGGTATTATTGATGCCTTGATAGGCAGCGAAATGCTGAAAAAGCTGCAGAAATCAAATGAGGATAATGTCGGGTAA
- a CDS encoding MlaD family protein: MDASENRKAVIVGIFLALGLIVFILGVFTLGGQQKSFVKNIKISSTFSDVAGLKKGNNVWFSGVKVGTISEVKFIGPSQVKVFMNIDQATQQYIHRNAGAKVSSDGLIGNKIIVIDGGSPQAPEIQDGDELQAEKMLSTDDMLKTLQDNNQNLLAITNDFKILSHKILEGKGTVGALMTDSSMAMQLRGAMRNLQAATQSAANMAVQLNSFSSKMNTKGGFADKLLTDTATFNKISQSVDQLQKTVANASTLTDNLTKASNKLNTTDNAIGVLLNDPKGATQVQSTLNYLQQSSIKLNDDLEAVQHNFLLRGFFKKKAKAKADSLKAQ, translated from the coding sequence ATGGATGCATCAGAAAATAGAAAAGCAGTAATAGTAGGCATATTTTTAGCTCTTGGTCTTATCGTATTTATACTCGGTGTATTTACACTGGGGGGCCAGCAAAAAAGCTTTGTAAAAAATATAAAGATAAGTTCCACATTCAGCGATGTTGCCGGGTTGAAAAAAGGTAACAACGTATGGTTCTCTGGGGTTAAGGTGGGCACCATCAGCGAGGTTAAGTTTATCGGCCCCTCACAGGTTAAAGTATTTATGAATATTGACCAGGCTACCCAGCAATATATTCACCGCAACGCGGGGGCCAAGGTAAGCTCTGATGGATTAATAGGTAACAAGATTATCGTTATTGACGGTGGTAGTCCGCAGGCTCCTGAAATACAGGATGGTGATGAACTGCAGGCCGAAAAAATGTTATCGACAGATGATATGCTTAAAACCCTACAGGACAATAATCAAAACCTGCTGGCTATCACCAACGATTTTAAGATATTAAGCCATAAAATACTGGAAGGTAAAGGAACCGTAGGCGCTTTAATGACCGATAGTAGCATGGCCATGCAATTACGTGGCGCCATGCGCAATTTGCAAGCAGCTACCCAAAGCGCTGCTAATATGGCTGTGCAATTAAACAGCTTCAGTAGTAAAATGAATACCAAAGGCGGTTTCGCCGATAAGCTGCTTACCGATACCGCCACCTTCAACAAAATAAGCCAATCGGTTGATCAGTTGCAAAAAACAGTAGCTAATGCTTCAACATTAACCGACAATTTGACCAAAGCCAGTAACAAGCTTAACACTACCGATAATGCCATCGGTGTATTGCTGAACGACCCAAAAGGTGCCACACAGGTACAAAGCACACTCAACTACCTGCAGCAAAGCTCAATTAAGTTAAATGACGATCTGGAAGCGGTACAGCATAATTTTTTACTGCGTGGTTTTTTCAAGAAAAAAGCAAAAGCCAAAGCCGATAGCTTAAAGGCGCAATAG
- a CDS encoding ABC transporter ATP-binding protein, with protein MEKTKTHVDYNNPVISIRGLKKAFEDYAVLRGIDLDLYQGENLVVLGRSGTGKSVLIKIISGLLKPDEGEITVLGHNINNITEKELQELRIRIGFSFQNSALYDSMTVRKNLEFPLVRNRKGITRKEINTSVETVLDAVGLSQTINQMPAELSGGQRKRIGIARTLILNPEIMLYDEPTAGLDPITCIEINDLINEVQQRYNTSSIIITHDLTCAKQTGDRISMLLDGQFQRTGTFEEVFDTNDDRVKPFHDYNFIQ; from the coding sequence ATGGAAAAAACAAAAACACATGTTGATTACAACAACCCGGTTATCAGTATCAGAGGGCTGAAAAAAGCTTTTGAAGATTACGCCGTACTGCGTGGCATCGACCTTGATTTGTACCAGGGCGAAAACCTGGTGGTACTTGGCCGTTCGGGCACGGGTAAATCGGTATTGATCAAGATCATATCGGGCCTGTTAAAACCCGATGAGGGGGAGATAACCGTACTGGGTCATAACATTAACAATATCACCGAAAAGGAGTTACAGGAACTGCGTATCAGGATAGGTTTTTCGTTTCAAAACAGCGCCTTATATGATAGTATGACGGTTCGCAAAAACCTTGAATTTCCATTGGTACGTAACCGCAAAGGAATTACGCGAAAAGAGATCAACACCTCGGTTGAAACTGTACTGGACGCAGTAGGTCTTTCGCAAACCATTAACCAGATGCCGGCCGAGCTTTCGGGCGGGCAGCGCAAACGTATTGGTATTGCGCGCACCCTCATCCTTAATCCCGAAATTATGCTGTATGACGAACCAACAGCTGGCCTCGACCCGATAACCTGCATTGAGATCAACGACCTCATTAACGAAGTTCAGCAGCGTTACAACACTTCGTCCATCATCATTACACATGACCTTACCTGCGCCAAGCAAACAGGCGACAGGATATCCATGCTGCTCGACGGGCAGTTCCAGCGTACCGGTACTTTTGAGGAAGTGTTTGATACCAATGATGACCGCGTTAAACCATTTCACGACTATAACTTTATACAATAG
- a CDS encoding MlaE family ABC transporter permease — protein sequence MDTAESTPAVYKKNSKLKQSFINFFTDLYKINQFILRFFKEAFVPPFELKEVVRQCFEVGVRSFTLISVTGFIVGVIFTKQSRPSLSEFGAQSWLPSLVSIAIMRALAPLVTALIASGKVGSSIGAELGSMRVTEQIDAMEVSGTKPFKFLVCTRVLATTLTIPILSTYTGLIAILGGYLNVSQNEGTSWSTFIQQVFEPLTFVDFVASLIKSIVFGFTIGIVGCYQGYNSNKGTEGVGKAANGAVVTAMFLVFIEEVIIVQITSWFR from the coding sequence ATGGATACAGCAGAAAGCACGCCAGCGGTATACAAGAAAAACTCAAAGCTTAAACAAAGCTTTATAAACTTTTTTACCGACCTGTATAAGATCAATCAATTCATCCTTCGCTTTTTTAAAGAGGCCTTTGTGCCCCCTTTTGAACTTAAAGAAGTAGTACGTCAATGTTTTGAAGTGGGCGTACGCTCCTTTACCTTAATATCAGTAACTGGCTTTATTGTAGGTGTAATATTCACCAAACAGTCAAGGCCGTCCTTATCTGAGTTTGGGGCGCAGTCATGGTTGCCCTCGCTGGTATCTATCGCTATTATGCGCGCGCTGGCGCCTTTGGTAACCGCGCTTATAGCATCGGGCAAGGTAGGTTCAAGTATAGGCGCCGAACTGGGCTCCATGCGGGTTACCGAACAAATTGATGCCATGGAGGTATCGGGTACAAAACCCTTTAAGTTTTTGGTATGCACACGGGTACTGGCCACAACGCTTACTATCCCTATTTTATCAACCTATACCGGTCTTATAGCCATATTGGGCGGATATCTGAATGTAAGCCAGAATGAAGGCACCAGTTGGAGCACCTTTATACAGCAGGTGTTTGAACCTTTAACATTCGTTGATTTTGTGGCCTCATTAATTAAGTCGATAGTGTTTGGCTTTACCATTGGTATTGTGGGTTGCTACCAGGGTTATAACTCCAATAAAGGTACGGAGGGTGTGGGTAAGGCGGCCAACGGCGCGGTGGTAACCGCGATGTTCCTGGTGTTTATTGAAGAAGTAATTATTGTACAGATAACCAGCTGGTTCCGTTAA